The region AAGAGGCCCGGCACGAAGGTAAAGACGTTGGATGTCTCCCGCACCAGCAACAGCAGGAGGAAAATGCCGCCGACCGTCACGATAAAGCCCGCCCGGATCAGTGTTGCCTGGGAACGCCTCCGCGCCAGCCTGCCCGCGGCCATCGAGGAGAGCAAAATGCCGATCGTGGCCGGCGTAAGGATCAAACCGGTCTCGATTGCGTTGTAGCCCCGTACCGTCTGCAGGTAGACGGATACCACAAAAGAGAGGCCCAGCAGGACCAGCCACTGGATGTTCTGCGTGACGAGGCCGAGGTTGGATGTGCGGTTCTTAAACAGCCTGGTGGAGAGCAGAGGCTCCTTGCCCGCCCGTTCCATGGACCGGATGTGCCAGAAGAACCAGACCAGTAAAACCAATCCGATAAGCACGAACAGCCATACCGGCGAGATGCCGCCCTGCGGGATCACGACCACATTGCCGATGACGAAATCCTGACTGGCCTTAAACCAGCCGTACGTCGAGGCCTGCAGGATGCCGACCACCACGAAGAACAGCCCCGTCGCCGAGAGGATGGTTCCGACGATGTCTAATCTGGGTTTTGGGCCCTGAACGCCAGGATCGACGATCTTCCGGCTCTGGATGATGACTATGCCGACAACAAGAGCCTGCACGACAAAGGCGGCCCGCCAGCTGATCGCGGTGGTGATGATCCCGCCGACCAGCGGGCCTGCCGCCGCCCCGATGCCCCCTGCCGCGCTGATCGCGCCAAAAGCGCGGGCACGTGAGGTGAGGTCGGGAGAAAAGACCGTTGC is a window of Methanoculleus sp. 7T DNA encoding:
- a CDS encoding MFS transporter, with product MESTSDQVPRTPTATPQGVLLPLALAQFICSYAASNMNVAISNIATDLGTTVSGVQTTIAVFTLTMAALMIPGSKLTDILGRTYLFRRGLLVYGVGALIAAASPGLGVLILGYSLLEGIGTALLIPPVYILATVFSPDLTSRARAFGAISAAGGIGAAAGPLVGGIITTAISWRAAFVVQALVVGIVIIQSRKIVDPGVQGPKPRLDIVGTILSATGLFFVVVGILQASTYGWFKASQDFVIGNVVVIPQGGISPVWLFVLIGLVLLVWFFWHIRSMERAGKEPLLSTRLFKNRTSNLGLVTQNIQWLVLLGLSFVVSVYLQTVRGYNAIETGLILTPATIGILLSSMAAGRLARRRSQATLIRAGFIVTVGGIFLLLLLVRETSNVFTFVPGLFLVGIGVGVMLTSSVNIVQSSFPEEDQGEISGLSRSVSNLGSSLGVAIAGTVIVSSLVTGNLGYALALVVLAFFAVIGLVAAILLPTGQVPQAPDQSDLRLPE